A stretch of DNA from Candidatus Cloacimonadota bacterium:
GATTCCAATCCCAATCTCCATAAGAACCACCATAAATTCCATAAGCGGTTTTTGATCCAATAAGCTCTTGTAGTTCAGGATTTAAAGGATCTTTCACTAAAATTTGACCTTTTCCCCATTTTGTTACCAATAATTCTACCTTATTTGATTCTATTTTAAAATTAAATCCATTTTCAAATAAATTTCTTTCCTCAAGAAAAGTAAATTTTTTCTGATCTTCAGCAGGTTTATATCCAAAAGCAAAATCTGCTTCTTTGTTGTTGGATAATAAATTTTTCTCGATCAGGTAATTTCCTTCCTTGCAGTTCATCCAAATTCCAACCAATGGAGCAACCCATTGTTCTTCAATTCCGCAGTTGATAATGACGTTGTTACAAATATCGATCTTTGCTTCTTCAGACCATCCGGCAATTCCGACATTACCAATATTATAAATGAAATTGTTCCGGCAATTCATTATACTTTCTCCGGTCGCAATAATTCCCCAACCTCTCAAATCACGAATCAGGTTATTTTTCACAGCCACCCGACTTGTTCCAAATGATCCGACACCTTTCCAATAATGATGAATAACATTTCGATAAATATCAGCTTCTGCATTCCAGGTAATGCCGATTCCTGCTCCTCGTCCGTTGTAGATCAAATTATCATGTATTATTGCTCTTGCTCCGCGATAAAGAGCAACTCCATCCCAGGAATTATCATGGATCTCGTTATGATGGATATTCAGTAAAGCTCCTTCCCTGCCGATAATTCCTCCGATTCCAGCAATTGTTTTCTCAAAATCTCCCTGATTATCTCTGATAATGCAACCTGTTATTTCCACATTTGAATTGCGGACTACAACAGCAGCACAAGTTGCTTCTCCATCTTGATCGCGAATTCCTCCGGTAATCGTTAGATCTTTCAAAACCAGACGAGTACAATTTTCAATAAATATCCCATAACCTGAATTTGTTTTGATAATAACGCTGTCTCTATCTGCCCCGATTATTTCCAGTGATCTTTCTTTGATATGCAGTCCGGTTGTAACCTCGATATCTTTTAAATGTTCCAGACCGTTTCCGGAAAAAGGATCGATAATAGGACTTGTAGTAAATTCATAAATACCAGGATTAAATTGTATTATCTGATCTGTTTCGGATATAGCAATAGCTTTCATTAATTGTTCGGTATTTGAAACTT
This window harbors:
- a CDS encoding right-handed parallel beta-helix repeat-containing protein, with amino-acid sequence MKYIIILFITLNCLTMLASQILEVKVSNTEQLMKAIAISETDQIIQFNPGIYEFTTSPIIDPFSGNGLEHLKDIEVTTGLHIKERSLEIIGADRDSVIIKTNSGYGIFIENCTRLVLKDLTITGGIRDQDGEATCAAVVVRNSNVEITGCIIRDNQGDFEKTIAGIGGIIGREGALLNIHHNEIHDNSWDGVALYRGARAIIHDNLIYNGRGAGIGITWNAEADIYRNVIHHYWKGVGSFGTSRVAVKNNLIRDLRGWGIIATGESIMNCRNNFIYNIGNVGIAGWSEEAKIDICNNVIINCGIEEQWVAPLVGIWMNCKEGNYLIEKNLLSNNKEADFAFGYKPAEDQKKFTFLEERNLFENGFNFKIESNKVELLVTKWGKGQILVKDPLNPELQELIGSKTAYGIYGGSYGDWDWNPDEKPFNNK